A section of the Ovis canadensis isolate MfBH-ARS-UI-01 breed Bighorn chromosome 1, ARS-UI_OviCan_v2, whole genome shotgun sequence genome encodes:
- the DNASE2B gene encoding deoxyribonuclease-2-beta isoform X2: MTARLLGTPLTVLFLGLFGILKATKISCRNEEGEAVDWFIFYKLPKKQNQESRETGLEYLYLDSTTRSWSRSKQLMNASTSVLGRTLQQLYEASASENNSTAYLIYNDGVPKSVNYSRKYGHTKVPEEGYDYPPTGRRNGQAGICITFKYNQYEAIDSQLLVYNPNIYSCSIPVTFHMELIHMPQLCAGSSSSEIPGRHLATLQSAQGQKFLHFAKSDSFLDDIFAAWMAQQLKTHLLTETWQRKRQELPSNCSLPHHVYNIKAIKISRHSYFSSYQDHAKWCISRKGTKNRWTCIGDLNRSPYQVFRSGGFICTQNQHIYRAFQGLVLYYENCN, translated from the exons ATGACAGCAAGACTTCTAGGAACACCACTGACTGTGCTCTTCCTTGGTCTCTTTGGAATCCTGAAGGCAACAAAAATATCATGCAGAAATGAAGAAGGAGAAGCTGTGGATTG GTTTATCTTTTATAAGTTGCCCAAAAAGCAAAACCAGGAAAGCAGAGAGACTGGGTTAGAGTACCTATACCTAGACTCTACAACCAGAAGCTGGAGTAGGAGTAAGCAACTAATGAATGCCTCCACGAGTGTTTTGGGAAGGACATTACAACAACTGTATGAAGCATCTGCCTCTGAG AATAACAGCACAGCCTATCTAATATACAATGATGGAGTCCCTAAATCCGTGAATTACAGCAGAAAGTATGGACACACCAAAG TTCCTGAAGAAGGCTATGATTATCCACCCACAGGGAGACGAAATGGACAAGCTGGCATCTGTATAACTTTCAAGTACAACCAGTATGAAGCAATAG ACTCTCAGCTCTTGGTCTACAACCCAAACATTTACAGCTGCTCCATCCCTGTAACCTTTCACATGGAGCTCATCCACATGCCCCAGCTGTGTGCTGGATCCAGCTCCTCAGAGATCCCAGGCCGGCACCTGGCCACACTTCAGTCAGCCCAGGGACAAAAATTCCTCCATTTTGCCAAGTCTGATTCTTTTCTTGACG ACATCTTTGCAGCCTGGATGGCTCAACAGTTGAAGACACACTTGCTAACAGAAACCTGGCAGCGAAAGAGACAAGAGCTTCCTTCAAACTGCTCCCTTCCCCACCATGTCTACAATATCAAAGCAATTAAGATATCTAGACACTCTTATTTCAGCTCTTATCAGGATCATGCCAAATGGTGTATTTCCCGCAAGGGCACCAAAAATCGCTGGACATGTATTGGAGACCTAAATCGGAGTCCATACCAAGTTTTCAGAAGTGGTGGATTCATCTGTACCCAGAATCAGCACATTTACCGAGCATTTCAAGGATTAGTTTTATATTATGAGAACTGTAACTAA
- the DNASE2B gene encoding deoxyribonuclease-2-beta isoform X1, with protein sequence MTARLLGTPLTVLFLGLFGILKATKISCRNEEGEAVDWFIFYKLPKKQNQESRETGLEYLYLDSTTRSWSRSKQLMNASTSVLGRTLQQLYEASASENNSTAYLIYNDGVPKSVNYSRKYGHTKGVLLWNRVQGFWLIHSIPHFPPVPEEGYDYPPTGRRNGQAGICITFKYNQYEAIDSQLLVYNPNIYSCSIPVTFHMELIHMPQLCAGSSSSEIPGRHLATLQSAQGQKFLHFAKSDSFLDDIFAAWMAQQLKTHLLTETWQRKRQELPSNCSLPHHVYNIKAIKISRHSYFSSYQDHAKWCISRKGTKNRWTCIGDLNRSPYQVFRSGGFICTQNQHIYRAFQGLVLYYENCN encoded by the exons ATGACAGCAAGACTTCTAGGAACACCACTGACTGTGCTCTTCCTTGGTCTCTTTGGAATCCTGAAGGCAACAAAAATATCATGCAGAAATGAAGAAGGAGAAGCTGTGGATTG GTTTATCTTTTATAAGTTGCCCAAAAAGCAAAACCAGGAAAGCAGAGAGACTGGGTTAGAGTACCTATACCTAGACTCTACAACCAGAAGCTGGAGTAGGAGTAAGCAACTAATGAATGCCTCCACGAGTGTTTTGGGAAGGACATTACAACAACTGTATGAAGCATCTGCCTCTGAG AATAACAGCACAGCCTATCTAATATACAATGATGGAGTCCCTAAATCCGTGAATTACAGCAGAAAGTATGGACACACCAAAG GTGTACTTCTGTGGAACAGAGTCCAGGGGTTCTGGTTGATTCATTCCATTCCCCATTTTCCTCCAGTTCCTGAAGAAGGCTATGATTATCCACCCACAGGGAGACGAAATGGACAAGCTGGCATCTGTATAACTTTCAAGTACAACCAGTATGAAGCAATAG ACTCTCAGCTCTTGGTCTACAACCCAAACATTTACAGCTGCTCCATCCCTGTAACCTTTCACATGGAGCTCATCCACATGCCCCAGCTGTGTGCTGGATCCAGCTCCTCAGAGATCCCAGGCCGGCACCTGGCCACACTTCAGTCAGCCCAGGGACAAAAATTCCTCCATTTTGCCAAGTCTGATTCTTTTCTTGACG ACATCTTTGCAGCCTGGATGGCTCAACAGTTGAAGACACACTTGCTAACAGAAACCTGGCAGCGAAAGAGACAAGAGCTTCCTTCAAACTGCTCCCTTCCCCACCATGTCTACAATATCAAAGCAATTAAGATATCTAGACACTCTTATTTCAGCTCTTATCAGGATCATGCCAAATGGTGTATTTCCCGCAAGGGCACCAAAAATCGCTGGACATGTATTGGAGACCTAAATCGGAGTCCATACCAAGTTTTCAGAAGTGGTGGATTCATCTGTACCCAGAATCAGCACATTTACCGAGCATTTCAAGGATTAGTTTTATATTATGAGAACTGTAACTAA
- the DNASE2B gene encoding deoxyribonuclease-2-beta isoform X3, which produces MTARLLGTPLTVLFLGLFGILKATKISCRNEEGEAVDWFIFYKLPKKQNQESRETGLEYLYLDSTTRSWSRSKQLMNASTSVLGRTLQQLYEASASENNSTAYLIYNDGVPKSVNYSRKYGHTKGVLLWNRVQGFWLIHSIPHFPPVPEEGYDYPPTGRRNGQAGICITFKYNQYEAIDIFAAWMAQQLKTHLLTETWQRKRQELPSNCSLPHHVYNIKAIKISRHSYFSSYQDHAKWCISRKGTKNRWTCIGDLNRSPYQVFRSGGFICTQNQHIYRAFQGLVLYYENCN; this is translated from the exons ATGACAGCAAGACTTCTAGGAACACCACTGACTGTGCTCTTCCTTGGTCTCTTTGGAATCCTGAAGGCAACAAAAATATCATGCAGAAATGAAGAAGGAGAAGCTGTGGATTG GTTTATCTTTTATAAGTTGCCCAAAAAGCAAAACCAGGAAAGCAGAGAGACTGGGTTAGAGTACCTATACCTAGACTCTACAACCAGAAGCTGGAGTAGGAGTAAGCAACTAATGAATGCCTCCACGAGTGTTTTGGGAAGGACATTACAACAACTGTATGAAGCATCTGCCTCTGAG AATAACAGCACAGCCTATCTAATATACAATGATGGAGTCCCTAAATCCGTGAATTACAGCAGAAAGTATGGACACACCAAAG GTGTACTTCTGTGGAACAGAGTCCAGGGGTTCTGGTTGATTCATTCCATTCCCCATTTTCCTCCAGTTCCTGAAGAAGGCTATGATTATCCACCCACAGGGAGACGAAATGGACAAGCTGGCATCTGTATAACTTTCAAGTACAACCAGTATGAAGCAATAG ACATCTTTGCAGCCTGGATGGCTCAACAGTTGAAGACACACTTGCTAACAGAAACCTGGCAGCGAAAGAGACAAGAGCTTCCTTCAAACTGCTCCCTTCCCCACCATGTCTACAATATCAAAGCAATTAAGATATCTAGACACTCTTATTTCAGCTCTTATCAGGATCATGCCAAATGGTGTATTTCCCGCAAGGGCACCAAAAATCGCTGGACATGTATTGGAGACCTAAATCGGAGTCCATACCAAGTTTTCAGAAGTGGTGGATTCATCTGTACCCAGAATCAGCACATTTACCGAGCATTTCAAGGATTAGTTTTATATTATGAGAACTGTAACTAA
- the DNASE2B gene encoding deoxyribonuclease-2-beta isoform X4, giving the protein MTARLLGTPLTVLFLGLFGILKATKISCRNEEGEAVDWFIFYKLPKKQNQESRETGLEYLYLDSTTRSWSRSKQLMNASTSVLGRTLQQLYEASASENNSTAYLIYNDGVPKSVNYSRKYGHTKVPEEGYDYPPTGRRNGQAGICITFKYNQYEAIDIFAAWMAQQLKTHLLTETWQRKRQELPSNCSLPHHVYNIKAIKISRHSYFSSYQDHAKWCISRKGTKNRWTCIGDLNRSPYQVFRSGGFICTQNQHIYRAFQGLVLYYENCN; this is encoded by the exons ATGACAGCAAGACTTCTAGGAACACCACTGACTGTGCTCTTCCTTGGTCTCTTTGGAATCCTGAAGGCAACAAAAATATCATGCAGAAATGAAGAAGGAGAAGCTGTGGATTG GTTTATCTTTTATAAGTTGCCCAAAAAGCAAAACCAGGAAAGCAGAGAGACTGGGTTAGAGTACCTATACCTAGACTCTACAACCAGAAGCTGGAGTAGGAGTAAGCAACTAATGAATGCCTCCACGAGTGTTTTGGGAAGGACATTACAACAACTGTATGAAGCATCTGCCTCTGAG AATAACAGCACAGCCTATCTAATATACAATGATGGAGTCCCTAAATCCGTGAATTACAGCAGAAAGTATGGACACACCAAAG TTCCTGAAGAAGGCTATGATTATCCACCCACAGGGAGACGAAATGGACAAGCTGGCATCTGTATAACTTTCAAGTACAACCAGTATGAAGCAATAG ACATCTTTGCAGCCTGGATGGCTCAACAGTTGAAGACACACTTGCTAACAGAAACCTGGCAGCGAAAGAGACAAGAGCTTCCTTCAAACTGCTCCCTTCCCCACCATGTCTACAATATCAAAGCAATTAAGATATCTAGACACTCTTATTTCAGCTCTTATCAGGATCATGCCAAATGGTGTATTTCCCGCAAGGGCACCAAAAATCGCTGGACATGTATTGGAGACCTAAATCGGAGTCCATACCAAGTTTTCAGAAGTGGTGGATTCATCTGTACCCAGAATCAGCACATTTACCGAGCATTTCAAGGATTAGTTTTATATTATGAGAACTGTAACTAA